The DNA region CCTAATACTTCCTATAATATACATAAACTACGAGTAAACAATCATGACCAATTTTTGCACCGATTCTTTCTAAACAAAATGTACATTGAAACCGCCACATACGTTTTAACACAGCGGTATCTGTTACCTATTTTATTCATGGGACAACCTATTGTTCAGCTTACTAATAGTTACCACGGTTGTAATTCTTTTTCTCTTGAATGATACCTTGACGCTCTGCCGGTGTCAAATTAGGATCGCTCAACTGATTGCCCCATTCTCTATTCTTTTGCCCACGTTCTTGTCCGCTTGCTGAGGCTCCGGAAACAGCATCCGTTGCCGCCCCTGCTTCTTCTTGGACTTGAGCCGTTTCTTCTTGCTGATAAGCTTCGACTGGCTGTTCGGCGACAGTCTGTTGTTCAGCGACTTGAGCAGCTTCTTGAGCCTCACTTTCTGATTTCTTTTCTTCTTCTGCTTTTTTAGCTGCCGCTTTCTTCGTCTCTTCTTCTTTTTGTTTCTGCGCTTTTTTTGCTTCCTGCTCTTTCAATTTTGTCTTGATCGAATTCTCGACACGCGCAATTTTTTTAGAAACAACTTCAGCTAACCGTTCTCTTTTTAAAGCAAATCGTTCTCTAACAGCTTCATCTTTTGAAAAAGCAGCCTCTGCTGTCGTACTGCCGATTTGGGTCGTACCTACACCGATCATTAAAAGAGCTATGCAAAATAATATAAATTTTTTCATTCTAACTTCTCCTTAATCAACATATTCTTTAGTATAGTTATCCTTGGAATGCATCAAGTAATTCATTAAAGCTTTTTTCTTCATCTTTGACCTTCCAATATTTCTTTTCCTTTTTATCTTGCTCCAGCTCTATATGAATCGTCTTAGATTTCGGCGCTGCTTTTAATTCTTTGAATGTCTTTTTTAGCGCTTCAAATTGGATTTGATTAAGGTCTTCATCTTTTAGTCCATTCAATTCTTTCAATAATTTATTCAGCTGCTTTTCATCGGTAAGCTTATCGATGTCATCTAATGTCTTGATTTGATCATATCCTTTGTTTTGTAGCCAACTAACTAATTCTTCGTCTGTTTTCTTATCAACAACTTGATCGAATGTACTTTGATCAAGCCCTGTTATAGTCACCTCAGCCTCAGATTTTTTGTCTGACTCTTCTTTCATCTTGACAGAGAAGCTCGTTTCATTCTCTAGTTTTTGTTGATAAATTTCTACTAGTTCTTCAGCTTGAGTTTCTGATAAATCAAATAGTTCGGAAAAATCCTGAACTAAGTCACTTTGAGTGGGTGCATCTAAATCATAAAAGTACTTCTCCGCCTTTTCTTTGTCCTTACCATATATGACATTGTTAATGAAAGTTGTCGTCACGTCTTTGGGATCAGCATTCTTAGTACAACTTGTGAAAACAACAACTATCAAAATTAACATAATAATTATTCTTTGTTTTTTCATACGCCTAATTAGCTCCTTTTATAACAGTAACTGTTGATTTTTTTGTGCATCTTTTTTGTTTTTAAAGATATATTTGAATAGTGTGTAAAATTTCACTCGAATCGACTGAATGTCTCCTACATGCTCTGCATCTGAATAAATCAGTCCTAACCATAAATAATGATTTTTACGGGAAAGTTTTTGGATTTTGAATGTGATCTCCACTTTTCCGTCCAAGTTTAAGATACGCGAACGAACCATTTTTACTTCTTTTATTTTTTCAAAAGAAAGCAGCCCTTCTTCTTGATTTAATAATTGGCTCAAATAAGGATCATTTTGTTCAACAGTGATAATGACACTTCGTTCACCTAAATAATTGATTTGGACAGGAATGATCTGTTCATCTTTGATCATTTCTCCTTGATAATCCACTGGGATACTCATTGGTAGACGCGGACGTTCATACGCGACACTGACTGCAACTACTAAGCTGACAATGTTGTATATCAGCCAGTAAAGATTGATCGACAAAATACTTTGCCATTGTAGATGTTGAGAATCTAAATGAAAAATATAGTAGAACAATGTGAACAGATTGATACACAGTAATAAAATCTGCATCTTACAATTGCGCCAATCAAAGTATCCTTTAGACCCTTGAACTCCTTTGATCGTTACATGAAATTTCTTATTTTTCTTTGGACTAAATAAAGTTTCCTTCCAAACAGCCCAGGATACTTGGGGTGCTGTGACTAATTCATAAATGTTGCTTATGAAAGAATTGTATTTTTTTCTTGCGACTGTTTTATACATCAAACTTCCAGATAAAAAAGCAGGCAGCCAAAACACGATCAATTGTGGTAATGTAGTTTTCAAGCTTGCAATATCAAAAACTAAATATAAAAATGGTGACATCAAATAAATCAATTTATACATACCGGAATACCAATACATCACACCATCTAAATAGAACCATTTTTGAATGAACGATAAATTTTTGAGTTTCTGCAACGTATATTTTTTGATTACTTGAACATTGCCGCGCCCCCAACGGTCACGCTGTTTTACGTAATCACCCAACGTTTCAGGAGAAAGGCCTGAAGCCAACGCTTCATTGACAAAAACTCCTTGCCAGCCATTATTTTGCAACAACAGCCCTGTAGCCATATCTTCTGTGATCACACCGGTCGTAAAACCGCCAATCGACTCTAACGCCTCCCGCTGAAATAATGCATTACTGCCCACATAAAGGACCGCATTGAAGCGATCTTTCCCTTCTTCTAAGCTACGCATAAAGAAATCTTGTTCATTATTGATCTCACTATCTAAATACAAATTGTGCTGGAAGATATCTGAATTGAAAAATGTTTGCGGCGTTTGAATAAAGCCAACTTTTTTGTCTGAAAAATATCCTAATGTTCGCTGTAAAAATTCTCTTTTCGGCACCATATCTGCATCTTGTGTCACGATGATCTGTCCGCTCGTTTGTGTTAAAGCATAATTTAAATTTCCTGCTTTGGCATGCTCATGTGTAGGACGGGCGATAAATCCAATATGATGTTTTTCAGCTAACTTTTTCACGATCGAGCGATTACCATCATCACATAAATAAATATTCAATCGTTCCTTAGGATAATCGATCGACAAACAGCCTACAACTGTTCTTTCCAAAATTTCGATGTTTTCATTATATGTTGCTACTAGAATATCTACTGTCGGCAATTTTTCTAAAGCATCAAGTGTCTTTTCTTTACGCTTATATGGCGTCCAAAATAAAAAGACTAGCGTAAAAGCCTGAACAAATCCCATAAATTCTGCTAGATATAATAAACTTCCAGCTATCATTTCTGAAATGCTGCCGCTTGGAATGGTATAAATCAAGCGCCAAGATAAATAAATCATCTGAATGATGACAAATCCTGTTAATACAAATTTCCGATACTGTTCATTTTTTTTGGAAATGAAATAAAATAAATATAAATAGCTCAAACTAAATACCAAATAACCTAACCCCAATTTTTCCATTCTGTTCTCCTTACTCATTCTATTATTCATAAAATAATAGTCGCTAGACAACAATATACTAAGGTTTCCGACTATTGTCAATAGAATAATAGTCAGAACTTTTTTTACTATATCGACCTCTTTCAATTGTTTTTTTATCCATAACAGTTTTTACAAAAAAACATCTGATTTGTCCTAATCAATGTTTTGTAGCATACTAGTAATATAGGAACATTTGTTATCTCAATGCAAAACAGCAAAGATCGATTGAAAAAAAGACTAAGAAAAAAGAATTTGGGGTGGGAAAGTTGATCGAATTTCAACATGTTTCAAAAATCTACAAAGGCGGTAAAATCGCTGTAGATGACGTCAATCTGTCGTTTGATAAAGGAGAATTTATTTGCTTTATCGGTACCAGCGGCAGCGGAAAAACAACATCGATGCGGATGATCAATCGAATGACGGATCCAACAAAAGGCAAAATCTTGATTAACGGTGAAGACATTCAAACGATCAATCCAGTAGAGTTACGAAGAAAAATCGGGTATGTTATCCAAAATATCGGCTTGATGCCGCATATGACGATCCGGGAAAATATTGTACTTGTACCCAAATTGCTGAAAGTTGATTTGGAAGAACGCAACAAAATCGCTGAGAAAATGATCGATTTGGTCGAGTTGCCTAGAGAAATGCTTGATCGTTATCCTAATGAATTATCCGGTGGTCAACAACAACGAATCGGGGTAGTTAGAGCTTTAGCAGCGAATCAGGATATTATATTGATGGATGAGCCTTTTGGTGCTTTAGATCCGATCACAAGAGATTCTTTGCAGGATTTAGTGAAAGACCTACAAGAACGTTTAGGGAAAACCATTGTTTTTGTTACACATGATATGGATGAAGCGCTAAAATTAGCGAATCGAATCGCCATTATGAGCGAAGGTAAAGTGATTCAATTTGATACACCAGATAATATTTTACGCCATCCTGTCAATGAATTTGTTGAAGAGCTGATCGGTGAGGATCGCT from Enterococcus sp. 9D6_DIV0238 includes:
- a CDS encoding betaine/proline/choline family ABC transporter ATP-binding protein (Members of the family are the ATP-binding subunit of ABC transporters for substrates such as betaine, L-proline or other amino acids, choline, carnitine, etc. The substrate specificity is best determined from the substrate-binding subunit, rather than this subunit, as it interacts with the permease subunit and not with substrate directly.), coding for MIEFQHVSKIYKGGKIAVDDVNLSFDKGEFICFIGTSGSGKTTSMRMINRMTDPTKGKILINGEDIQTINPVELRRKIGYVIQNIGLMPHMTIRENIVLVPKLLKVDLEERNKIAEKMIDLVELPREMLDRYPNELSGGQQQRIGVVRALAANQDIILMDEPFGALDPITRDSLQDLVKDLQERLGKTIVFVTHDMDEALKLANRIAIMSEGKVIQFDTPDNILRHPVNEFVEELIGEDRLIQAKPDITTVGEVMLNNAITITPEKSLSEAIKLMREKRVDTLLVVDGSGVLKGFIDVETLDRRRNKATSVSDIMNPKVFFVKKSSLLRDTLQRILKRGLKYVPVVDDQQKVVGILTRASLVDIVYDVIWGEEEHTDETETTDVTQPQAEV
- a CDS encoding glycosyltransferase family 2 protein, with protein sequence MEKLGLGYLVFSLSYLYLFYFISKKNEQYRKFVLTGFVIIQMIYLSWRLIYTIPSGSISEMIAGSLLYLAEFMGFVQAFTLVFLFWTPYKRKEKTLDALEKLPTVDILVATYNENIEILERTVVGCLSIDYPKERLNIYLCDDGNRSIVKKLAEKHHIGFIARPTHEHAKAGNLNYALTQTSGQIIVTQDADMVPKREFLQRTLGYFSDKKVGFIQTPQTFFNSDIFQHNLYLDSEINNEQDFFMRSLEEGKDRFNAVLYVGSNALFQREALESIGGFTTGVITEDMATGLLLQNNGWQGVFVNEALASGLSPETLGDYVKQRDRWGRGNVQVIKKYTLQKLKNLSFIQKWFYLDGVMYWYSGMYKLIYLMSPFLYLVFDIASLKTTLPQLIVFWLPAFLSGSLMYKTVARKKYNSFISNIYELVTAPQVSWAVWKETLFSPKKNKKFHVTIKGVQGSKGYFDWRNCKMQILLLCINLFTLFYYIFHLDSQHLQWQSILSINLYWLIYNIVSLVVAVSVAYERPRLPMSIPVDYQGEMIKDEQIIPVQINYLGERSVIITVEQNDPYLSQLLNQEEGLLSFEKIKEVKMVRSRILNLDGKVEITFKIQKLSRKNHYLWLGLIYSDAEHVGDIQSIRVKFYTLFKYIFKNKKDAQKNQQLLL